In one window of Drosophila mauritiana strain mau12 chromosome X, ASM438214v1, whole genome shotgun sequence DNA:
- the LOC117148555 gene encoding uncharacterized protein LOC117148555: protein MHSGYRRSQSGEAPSIRNIISPYRLVRSASDSVVPSRTNFSGIRPVIAADLPPMELSEKLTDTLKSQLSQHQDFLKLSREIRVNFILQYGSNCDETFLKHARALIKLQQAVGDLTYLVDQLQLAYEPVSYGKVAVEAQHADKLAQLFKNQLSTRNEQLEQQLARDTSLPSRPNNSRTRKAEMEETIRNLRAWRSN, encoded by the coding sequence ATGCATTCTGGCTACAGACGATCCCAGAGCGGGGAAGCGCCATCCATTCGCAACATTATTTCGCCCTATCGCTTGGTGCGTAGTGCCTCCGACAGCGTGGTTCCCAGTAGGACCAATTTTAGTGGCATCCGCCCGGTGATAGCCGCCGATTTGCCACCCATGGAGCTGTCTGAAAAACTTACCGACACGCTAAAGTCGCAGTTATCGCAGCACCAGGATTTCCTCAAGTTGTCCCGGGAGATCAGGGTGAATTTCATATTACAATACGGCAGCAATTGCGATGAGACGTTCTTAAAGCATGCCAGAGCCCTGATCAAACTGCAGCAGGCCGTTGGCGACCTCACCTATCTAGTCGATCAACTGCAGCTGGCGTACGAGCCCGTTTCCTATGGAAAGGTAGCCGTGGAGGCTCAACATGCCGATAAGCTGGCCCAGCTATTTAAGAATCAGCTCTCCACCCGCAATGAGCAGTTGGAGCAGCAGCTAGCTCGGGACACTTCACTCCCAAGTCGTCCTAACAATTCCCGCACGCGCAAGGCCGAAAT